The Candidatus Poseidoniia archaeon genomic interval GTAGGTCGCCCAGCCGTCTCCGTCAGTCGCTGACTCGCGGTGGGGAGTGGCAGTGGTCCGGCGCTGCGCCTGCTGCTGTTCCGCCTGAGCCTGTCGCTGGGCATGCTCCCGCTCGTGTTGCAATTGCTCCCGCTGGCGTGCCGCTTCGCGGTCACCCCAGGCGACGCCGCGCCCTTCCCACTTGTCGCGGCTCTGCGTCCACCAGTCGCCTGCCCCGGGCTGCTGGTCGAGCTTCTGCTGGTACGTCAGTTCCACCCGCTTTTCGTCGAGCTCCTGAATCTTGCTGCGGCTGAACTGGAGCGCCCCGATTGCCACGACCAGCGCGAAGATGAAACCGACTCCCGGCAGGATGTCATAGGTGCCAAGCGTCATCATCCCGTTCCAGAAAGCGTGGAGCCCCACCGCCATCAGGTAGTATTTCGCCACCACCTTCCACGAGGCGCCATGCACCAGGTACTGGCTCAACCCGTGGCCGGTGAACGAGGTGGCGCTGGCGTGTACCAGCGTCGCCGAGAAAGTGCGCATCACGATTACCACCGCAGTCACCGCCACGCCTTCGCCGACGACACTCCAGCCGTACATCAGGTTCTCGGTGGCGGCGAAGCCGAGGCCACAGGCAGCGCCGTAAATCAGCCCATCCTCGACCTCATCCACCTCCTCCTTGACGCCGGCGCGCATCAGCCCCATCGCTTTCAGGAATTCCTCCACGAACGGGGCGATAATCACCACAGCCACAACCATAGCAACGGCCGCGCCGGCCACCAGCGAGACCATCACAATCAGTATGGAATTGACTACACCCGCCAGAATGATACCGGTAATCGCGCCCCAGAAGAACGCCTGATAGAGCGCTCCCCACGGCTCAGGGTCATGTTTCTCGAAATTGCGAAACCAGTTCAGGTAGAGCAGTGCCGGGACAAACGCCATCCCGATGAAGAGCGCCGCCAGCCCGTAGCCGAAGCTGGCCGACAGCGCCATCAGCATGATGAGGAAGAACCAGAGGTAACGAGTTGGAGGTGCCTGCATCTAAGTCGCCGCGCGGCACAGCCCGTCGTGGATATATAGAATTCCGCGCCGCACCAGCTTCTGCATTTCACGCTGCGGATCCGGTATCTCAAGCCGCTCCGCCTCGGCCAGCAGTTCGTCAGGGTCGACACCGTCGCCCCTGTTAAGCGAACGGAACAGTGCCAGAATGCGGAACTTGGGTGTATCCTCGGGCCGCATCGCACCAGTATCCAGCTCCGGCTCGAACGGGACTACCGGCGTCCGCTTGCGCACCTTGCGTACCTTGCGCACCTGTGGCTCTTCGGATTCAATCAGCGCCCGCAGGTCGGCCTCCTCGCCGTGGGCCTCGTCATCGAGGTGCTCCATCACCAGCTCCTGCAACAGTTGCGCCGTAGTTTTCCCCGCGTCCTTGGCCCTCTGGCGGAAATCATCCCAGTCGACCCGGAACTGTGAATCAATCGGGAAACGGAAAGTTACGCGGTCGGGGGCCACTCCTCGGAGGAGGCCTGATTTTATTTAAGTGTGTCGGGCCTCTAGCGCAGTTCCCCGTAGAGCGCTTCAATCCGACCCACAATATTCTCCCAGGTGAAGTCGCGGGCGACCCGCTCGCGTCCCGCTGCGCCCAGCGCAGCTGCCGCGCTCGCGTCCGAAAGCAGCGACGCAATCGCCGCGCCGAGGGCGACGGGGTCGCCGTAATCCACCAGCAGCCCCGTTTCACCCTCGGCGACCGCCTCGGGCACGCCGCCGACGCGTGTCGCGACTACCGGCAGGCCGGCCGCCGCCGCCTCGAGCAGCACGATGCCGAACGCCTCGTAGTCCGACGGCAGTGCCAGTAGCTCGGCGGCGCTGAAGGCGGAGCGGTAGAGGTCGTCGTCGAGGTGGCCCAGCCGGTGTAGCGTGATTCCCGCGGCGGCAGCCTGTGCATCGAGTGCTTCGCCCGGACCCATGTCCTGCCCCACCAGCAGCAGCTCCGCCTCGGGGAAGCTGGCGGCGGCCGTGACGAGGTCGGGCAGTCCTTTGTTGGTCGCGAGCCGCCCGGCGTAGAGCACCAGCCGCTCGCCCAGCTGCGGGAACGCCTTGCGGAACCGCGCGCCGGTCGGTGGCTCGCGCCACGTTTCCCAGTGGATGCCGTTGGGAATCACGCGGATTTTGGAGGGGTCGCAGCCGACCTCGGCCAGCAGCAGTTCGCTCTCATGGCGGCTGACGCAGACGACTGCGTCAGCCGCTGCCAGCGTTTCGCGGCCAACGGTCGCGTCATAGACTCGGCGCAGTCCGAGCCGGCGGGCGCCGCCCCACATGCTCCACGTGGGATGGAAGTGGGGCGTAATCACCCACGGCGTCTCGCGCAACCGGCGGCGCAGTAGCGCGGTGCTGTTCTGGAAATAGCCGTAGGAATGGGTGTGGACAATATCCACCTCCGCCGCGAGGAAGGCCGAAACCATCCCCGGCGCGAGGACGTAATGCGCCTCACCGCCGGGGCTGCGCGCGCGGTGGCGCGTCACGGGAACGCCGTTGACCTGCGACGGCATCTCGCGGCGCGTGAAGGGCGTCTCGCTCCAGAGGTCAGTCGTATGCACCGCGACGTCGTGGCCGCGCTGTTGCAACCCCTCGGCGAGCGCGGCGACATGCGTCTCGGCCCCGCCCGGCGCCGGCGGGTAGCGGACGCAGCCCTGCAGGACGCGCATGCGGCGGGATGCAGCCCCGGATTAAAGCGGCGCTCTGTGCTTATTAGGCGGGCGCTGCGCTCGTGACGCGTGCCCGCGGACCGCCCTCAGCCGCTGCCGACGCACCTGCGCGAATTGCGCG includes:
- a CDS encoding PrsW family intramembrane metalloprotease; this translates as MQAPPTRYLWFFLIMLMALSASFGYGLAALFIGMAFVPALLYLNWFRNFEKHDPEPWGALYQAFFWGAITGIILAGVVNSILIVMVSLVAGAAVAMVVAVVIIAPFVEEFLKAMGLMRAGVKEEVDEVEDGLIYGAACGLGFAATENLMYGWSVVGEGVAVTAVVIVMRTFSATLVHASATSFTGHGLSQYLVHGASWKVVAKYYLMAVGLHAFWNGMMTLGTYDILPGVGFIFALVVAIGALQFSRSKIQELDEKRVELTYQQKLDQQPGAGDWWTQSRDKWEGRGVAWGDREAARQREQLQHEREHAQRQAQAEQQQAQRRTTATPHRESATDGDGWATYHQER
- a CDS encoding glycosyltransferase family 4 protein; protein product: MRVLQGCVRYPPAPGGAETHVAALAEGLQQRGHDVAVHTTDLWSETPFTRREMPSQVNGVPVTRHRARSPGGEAHYVLAPGMVSAFLAAEVDIVHTHSYGYFQNSTALLRRRLRETPWVITPHFHPTWSMWGGARRLGLRRVYDATVGRETLAAADAVVCVSRHESELLLAEVGCDPSKIRVIPNGIHWETWREPPTGARFRKAFPQLGERLVLYAGRLATNKGLPDLVTAAASFPEAELLLVGQDMGPGEALDAQAAAAGITLHRLGHLDDDLYRSAFSAAELLALPSDYEAFGIVLLEAAAAGLPVVATRVGGVPEAVAEGETGLLVDYGDPVALGAAIASLLSDASAAAALGAAGRERVARDFTWENIVGRIEALYGELR